The following are encoded together in the Halomonas halophila genome:
- a CDS encoding isocitrate lyase, whose protein sequence is MATFQDQLKTLTQLREGQRGKWDNITPEHAARLRVQNRFQTGLDIARYNARIMRQDMAAYDGDTAKYTQSLGCWHGFIGQQKMISIKKHFGQTKGRYLYLSGWMIAALRSEFGPLPDQSMHEKTSVPALIEELYTFLRQADSWELNHLFRDLEAAREAGDSARAAELEGKIDNFETHVVPIIADIDAGFGNAEATYLLAKKMIEAGACCLQIENQVSDEKQCGHQAGKVTVPHEDFIAKLNAVRYAFLELGVEDGVIVARTDSLGAGLTQKIAVSHAPGDLGDQYNAFLDGDEITSADDIANGDVVIKQDGKLVKVKRLASGLYQFKPDTGEDRVVLDCITSLQNGADLLWIETEKPHVGQIKGMVDRVREVCPDAKLVYNNSPSFNWTLNFRQQVFDAWEAEGRDVSAYDRADLMNAEYDDTELGRQADEWTQNFQRDAAREAGIFHHLITLPTYHTAALSTDNLAKGYFGDEGMLAYVAGVQRREIREGIATVKHQDMAGSNIGDDHKEFFHGEAALKAGGKDNTMNQFG, encoded by the coding sequence ATGGCAACGTTTCAAGATCAACTCAAGACCCTGACCCAGCTGCGCGAAGGTCAGCGCGGCAAGTGGGACAACATCACGCCCGAGCATGCCGCCCGGCTGCGCGTCCAGAACCGCTTCCAGACCGGCCTGGACATCGCCCGCTACAACGCCCGGATCATGCGCCAGGACATGGCGGCCTACGACGGCGACACCGCGAAGTACACCCAGTCGCTGGGCTGCTGGCACGGCTTCATCGGCCAGCAGAAGATGATCTCCATCAAGAAGCACTTCGGCCAGACCAAGGGTCGCTACCTGTACCTCTCGGGCTGGATGATCGCCGCCCTGCGCTCCGAGTTCGGCCCGCTGCCCGACCAGTCGATGCACGAAAAGACCAGCGTGCCGGCGCTGATCGAGGAGCTCTACACCTTCCTGCGCCAGGCCGACAGCTGGGAGCTCAACCACCTGTTCCGCGATCTGGAAGCGGCCCGCGAGGCCGGCGACAGCGCCAGGGCCGCCGAGCTCGAGGGCAAGATCGACAACTTCGAGACCCACGTGGTGCCGATCATCGCCGACATCGACGCCGGCTTCGGCAACGCCGAGGCCACCTACCTGCTGGCCAAGAAGATGATCGAGGCCGGGGCCTGCTGCCTGCAGATCGAGAACCAGGTCTCCGACGAGAAGCAGTGCGGCCACCAGGCCGGCAAGGTCACCGTTCCCCACGAGGACTTCATCGCCAAGCTCAACGCCGTGCGTTACGCCTTCCTGGAACTCGGCGTGGAAGACGGCGTAATCGTCGCCCGCACCGACTCCCTGGGCGCCGGCCTGACCCAGAAGATCGCCGTCAGCCACGCGCCGGGCGACCTGGGCGATCAGTACAACGCCTTCCTCGACGGCGACGAGATCACCTCCGCGGACGATATCGCCAACGGCGACGTGGTGATCAAGCAGGACGGCAAGCTGGTCAAGGTCAAGCGCCTGGCCTCCGGCCTCTACCAGTTCAAGCCGGACACCGGCGAGGACCGGGTGGTGCTGGACTGCATCACCAGCCTGCAGAACGGCGCCGACCTCTTGTGGATCGAGACCGAGAAGCCCCATGTCGGTCAGATCAAGGGCATGGTGGACCGGGTGCGCGAGGTCTGCCCCGACGCCAAGCTGGTCTACAACAACTCGCCGTCCTTCAACTGGACACTGAACTTCCGCCAGCAGGTGTTCGACGCCTGGGAAGCCGAGGGCCGCGACGTCAGCGCCTACGACCGCGCCGACCTGATGAACGCCGAGTACGACGACACCGAGCTGGGGCGCCAGGCCGACGAGTGGACGCAGAACTTCCAGCGTGACGCCGCCCGCGAGGCCGGCATCTTCCACCACCTGATCACCCTGCCGACCTACCACACCGCGGCCCTGTCCACCGATAACCTGGCCAAGGGCTACTTCGGCGACGAAGGCATGCTGGCCTACGTGGCGGGCGTGCAGCGCCGCGAGATCCGCGAGGGCATCGCCACCGTCAAGCACCAGGACATGGCCGGCTCCAACATCGGCGACGACCACAAGGAGTTCTTCCACGGCGAGGCGGCGCTCAAGGCCGGCGGCAAGGACAACACAATGAACCAGTTCGGCTGA
- a CDS encoding GNAT family N-acetyltransferase, with amino-acid sequence MSTSVEIREGDWQTLGEAAGEIRRVVFIEEQDVPRNEEWDGRDPECLHFLALADGRALGTARLLPDGHIGRVAVLAEARGLGIGLALMEAAIAAARHRGLPAAELAAQTHALAFYERLGFEAFGETFMEAGIPHRNMALRLDA; translated from the coding sequence ATGAGCACGAGCGTCGAGATCCGCGAGGGCGACTGGCAGACCCTCGGCGAGGCGGCCGGCGAGATCCGCCGCGTCGTCTTCATCGAGGAGCAGGACGTGCCCAGAAACGAGGAATGGGACGGCCGAGATCCCGAGTGCCTGCATTTCCTGGCGCTGGCCGACGGCCGCGCCCTGGGCACCGCCCGGCTGCTGCCCGACGGCCATATCGGCCGCGTCGCCGTGCTCGCCGAGGCGCGTGGCCTCGGCATCGGGCTGGCGCTGATGGAGGCGGCGATCGCCGCCGCACGCCACCGCGGCCTGCCTGCCGCCGAGCTCGCCGCCCAGACCCATGCCCTGGCGTTCTACGAGCGACTGGGCTTCGAAGCCTTCGGCGAGACCTTCATGGAGGCCGGCATTCCGCACCGCAACATGGCGCTGCGCCTCGACGCCTGA
- a CDS encoding ribosomal protein uL16 3-hydroxylase: MSRQSRDEPLTLLGGRTAADFLRDHWQRRPLLIRGAIPDFQSPLEPDELAGLACEENIEARLVEEQGPDGPWQVSHGPFDEATFARLPEQDWTLLVQAVDHYVPEVAELLETFDFLPSWRLDDIMVSYAPPGGSVGPHVDQYDVFLLQASGQRRWQLGGRVDDDAPILKGIDLRILETFEVEADADWVLEPGDMLYLPPGWAHHGVSQSSDCMTFSVGFRAPSADEAVTSYADYIGEQLPPSLRYADAGMAAPADPAELDDAALERMRTLILETLDDPAQLAQWFGRVMTQPKYVDQLVASETPTDPNDLVAALQDGETLERPPGSRFAWRALDDARATLFVDGDGVECSIALARALAGGEPVDAELLAFDDAPRVLTHLLDAGSLAWWNDEEE, from the coding sequence ATGTCACGACAGTCCCGAGACGAACCCCTCACCCTGCTCGGCGGCCGCACCGCCGCCGACTTCCTGCGCGACCACTGGCAGCGCCGGCCGCTGCTGATCCGCGGCGCCATCCCCGACTTCCAGAGCCCCCTCGAACCCGACGAGCTCGCCGGCCTGGCCTGCGAGGAGAACATCGAGGCGCGTCTGGTCGAGGAGCAAGGCCCTGACGGCCCCTGGCAGGTCAGCCACGGCCCCTTCGACGAGGCCACCTTCGCCCGCCTGCCGGAGCAGGACTGGACCCTGCTGGTCCAGGCCGTGGACCACTACGTGCCCGAGGTCGCCGAGCTGCTCGAGACCTTCGACTTCCTGCCGAGCTGGCGCCTCGACGACATCATGGTCAGCTATGCGCCGCCCGGCGGCAGCGTCGGCCCCCACGTCGACCAGTATGACGTCTTCCTGCTTCAGGCCAGCGGCCAGCGCCGCTGGCAGCTCGGCGGCAGGGTCGACGACGACGCCCCGATCCTCAAGGGCATCGACCTGCGCATCCTCGAGACCTTCGAGGTCGAGGCCGACGCCGACTGGGTGCTGGAACCGGGCGACATGCTCTACCTGCCGCCGGGCTGGGCCCATCACGGCGTCAGCCAGTCCAGTGACTGCATGACCTTCTCGGTGGGCTTCCGCGCCCCCTCCGCCGACGAGGCCGTGACCTCCTACGCCGACTACATCGGCGAGCAGCTGCCTCCCTCGCTGCGCTACGCCGACGCCGGCATGGCGGCGCCCGCCGACCCGGCCGAGCTCGACGACGCCGCCCTCGAGCGCATGCGCACACTGATCCTCGAGACCCTGGACGACCCGGCCCAGCTGGCCCAGTGGTTCGGCCGCGTGATGACCCAGCCCAAGTACGTCGACCAGCTGGTGGCCAGCGAGACGCCCACCGACCCGAACGACCTTGTCGCCGCACTACAGGACGGCGAGACACTGGAACGCCCGCCCGGCTCGCGCTTCGCCTGGCGCGCACTGGACGACGCACGCGCCACCCTGTTCGTCGACGGCGACGGCGTCGAGTGCTCGATCGCCCTGGCCCGCGCCCTGGCGGGCGGCGAACCGGTCGACGCCGAGTTGCTGGCCTTCGACGACGCGCCCCGCGTGCTGACCCATCTGCTCGACGCCGGCAGCCTGGCCTGGTGGAACGACGAAGAAGAATGA
- the purB gene encoding adenylosuccinate lyase: protein MQPKSLPLTALTALSPVDGRYGSKAEALREHFSEFGLIRARVIVEARWLQRLAEQPQITEVPPLSAAATAALDALVRDFSVEDAERIKEIERTTNHDVKAVEYFIKERIAETPELHAITEFVHFACTSEDINNLSHALMLRGGLDALLPVMHQVADEVARLAEEHAAQPMLSRTHGQTASPTTLGKEMANVAYRLRRQLKQIESVELFGKINGAVGNYNAHLATYPEVDWEANARTFVEGLGLTFNPYTTQIEPHDYIAELFDAVCRFNTVLIDFDRDVWGYISLGYFKQKTVAGEIGSSTMPHKVNPIDFENSEGNLGLSNAVLGHLAEKLPISRWQRDLTDSTVLRNLGVGMAYALVAYQASLKGIGKLEANPARLAEDLDNSWEVLAEPIQTVMRRYGIEKPYEKLKELTRGKRIDQAGFAAFIDTLELPAEVKGELKQLTPANYIGNAEAQARNL from the coding sequence ATGCAGCCCAAGTCACTCCCCCTGACCGCCCTCACCGCCCTTTCTCCCGTCGACGGCCGCTACGGCAGCAAGGCCGAGGCCCTGCGCGAGCATTTCAGCGAGTTCGGCCTGATCCGTGCCCGCGTCATCGTCGAGGCCCGCTGGCTGCAGCGCCTGGCCGAGCAGCCTCAGATCACCGAGGTGCCGCCGCTCTCCGCCGCGGCCACCGCGGCGCTGGATGCCCTGGTCCGCGACTTCTCCGTGGAAGACGCCGAGCGCATCAAGGAGATTGAGCGCACCACCAACCATGACGTCAAGGCGGTCGAGTACTTCATCAAGGAGCGCATTGCCGAGACGCCCGAGCTGCACGCCATCACCGAATTCGTGCACTTCGCCTGCACCAGCGAGGACATCAACAACCTGTCCCACGCGCTGATGCTGCGCGGCGGCCTGGATGCGCTGCTGCCGGTGATGCACCAGGTGGCCGACGAGGTGGCCCGCCTGGCCGAGGAGCACGCCGCTCAGCCGATGCTGTCGCGCACCCATGGCCAGACCGCCAGCCCCACCACCCTCGGCAAGGAGATGGCCAACGTCGCCTACCGGCTGCGTCGCCAGCTCAAGCAGATCGAGAGCGTGGAGCTGTTCGGCAAGATCAACGGCGCCGTGGGCAACTACAACGCCCACCTGGCGACCTACCCGGAGGTCGACTGGGAAGCCAATGCCCGCACCTTCGTCGAGGGCCTGGGCCTGACCTTCAACCCCTACACCACCCAGATCGAGCCCCACGACTACATCGCCGAGCTGTTCGATGCCGTGTGCCGCTTCAACACCGTGCTGATCGACTTCGACCGCGACGTCTGGGGCTACATCTCGCTGGGCTACTTCAAGCAGAAGACCGTGGCCGGCGAGATCGGCTCCTCGACCATGCCGCACAAGGTCAATCCGATCGACTTCGAGAACTCCGAGGGCAACCTGGGGCTGTCCAACGCCGTGCTGGGTCACCTGGCCGAGAAGCTGCCGATCTCCCGCTGGCAGCGCGACCTGACCGACTCCACCGTGCTGCGCAACCTGGGCGTCGGCATGGCCTACGCGCTGGTGGCCTACCAGGCCTCGCTGAAGGGCATCGGCAAGCTCGAGGCCAACCCGGCTCGCCTGGCCGAGGACCTGGACAACAGCTGGGAAGTGCTGGCCGAGCCGATCCAGACCGTGATGCGTCGCTACGGCATCGAGAAGCCCTACGAGAAGCTCAAGGAGCTGACCCGCGGCAAGCGCATCGATCAGGCCGGCTTCGCCGCCTTCATCGACACCCTGGAGCTGCCGGCCGAGGTGAAGGGCGAGCTCAAGCAGCTGACTCCGGCCAACTACATCGGCAACGCCGAGGCCCAGGCGCGCAATCTGTAA
- the hflD gene encoding high frequency lysogenization protein HflD, whose protein sequence is MNGTTPIHRAPDSPVARQALALAGVFQAASQVDQLARTGQVDQRAWDTLIHATLDTDPASFEAIYGGHPNNLRQGIETLEGMLGRRQANPVVMRYGFSLLMLMSKLRNDADMMDTLGTRLTRIQGQAEHFGETHENVVASLGEAYQDTISTFKSRIVVQGDPSLLQSRMMPERVRACLLTGIRFALLWHQQGGRRWKLMFQRGALKKALDELN, encoded by the coding sequence ATGAACGGCACCACGCCCATTCACCGCGCCCCCGACTCCCCCGTCGCGCGCCAGGCCCTGGCGCTGGCCGGGGTCTTCCAGGCCGCCAGCCAGGTCGACCAGCTGGCCCGCACCGGCCAGGTCGACCAGCGCGCCTGGGACACCCTGATCCACGCCACCCTGGACACCGACCCGGCCAGCTTCGAGGCCATCTACGGCGGCCATCCCAACAACCTGCGCCAGGGCATCGAGACCCTCGAGGGCATGCTGGGCCGCCGCCAGGCCAACCCGGTGGTGATGCGCTATGGTTTCTCGCTGCTGATGCTGATGAGCAAGCTGAGAAACGACGCCGACATGATGGACACCCTGGGCACCCGGCTGACCCGCATCCAGGGCCAGGCCGAGCACTTCGGCGAGACCCACGAGAACGTCGTCGCCAGCCTCGGCGAGGCCTACCAGGACACCATCTCCACCTTCAAGAGCCGGATCGTCGTCCAGGGCGATCCCTCGCTGCTGCAGAGCCGCATGATGCCCGAGCGCGTGCGCGCCTGCCTGCTGACCGGCATCCGCTTCGCGCTGCTGTGGCACCAGCAGGGCGGCCGCCGCTGGAAGCTGATGTTCCAGCGCGGCGCCCTCAAGAAGGCCCTGGACGAGCTGAACTGA
- the mnmA gene encoding tRNA 2-thiouridine(34) synthase MnmA: protein MTATQGKVIVGMSGGVDSSVSALLLLEQGYEVEGLFMKNWDEDDGTEYCTAKEDLADAEAVCAKLGIKLHTANFAAEYWDNVFEHFLAEYQAGRTPNPDILCNREIKFKVFLEYAEMLGAERIATGHYVRGGRARGELDGAERPRLLKGLDANKDQSYFLHAVPEAAIARTLFPVGELEKPEVRALAERHDLVTARKKDSTGICFIGERRFRDFLQQYLPAQPGTIETPDGDVIGEHMGLMYYTLGQRQGLGIGGLANYSDAPWFVADKDLERNVLVAVQGKHHPLLYTDSLATEPMDWVAGEPPAAEGRLTAKTRYRQEDVPCRFETTEDGGVRVRFDEPQRAVTPGQSLVLYDGDICLGGGVIKAIWNAEEAAR, encoded by the coding sequence ATGACAGCCACCCAAGGCAAGGTGATCGTCGGCATGTCCGGCGGCGTCGATTCCTCCGTCTCCGCCCTGCTCCTGCTCGAGCAGGGCTATGAGGTCGAGGGCCTGTTCATGAAGAACTGGGACGAGGACGACGGCACCGAATACTGCACCGCCAAGGAAGACCTGGCGGACGCCGAGGCCGTGTGCGCCAAGCTCGGCATCAAGCTGCACACCGCCAACTTCGCCGCCGAGTACTGGGACAACGTCTTCGAGCACTTCCTGGCCGAGTACCAGGCCGGACGCACGCCGAACCCGGACATCCTCTGCAACCGCGAGATCAAGTTCAAGGTGTTCCTCGAGTACGCCGAGATGCTGGGCGCCGAGCGCATCGCCACCGGCCACTACGTCCGTGGCGGCCGCGCCCGCGGCGAGCTCGACGGGGCCGAGCGCCCGCGGCTGCTCAAGGGGCTCGACGCCAACAAGGACCAGAGCTACTTCCTGCACGCCGTGCCCGAGGCGGCCATCGCCCGCACCCTGTTCCCGGTCGGCGAACTGGAGAAGCCCGAGGTCCGCGCCCTGGCCGAGCGTCATGACCTGGTGACCGCGCGCAAGAAGGACTCCACCGGCATCTGCTTCATCGGCGAGCGCCGCTTCCGCGACTTCCTGCAGCAGTACCTGCCCGCCCAGCCCGGCACCATCGAGACGCCGGACGGCGACGTCATCGGCGAGCACATGGGCCTGATGTACTACACCCTCGGCCAGCGCCAGGGGCTCGGCATCGGCGGGCTCGCCAACTACTCCGACGCGCCCTGGTTCGTGGCCGACAAGGACCTCGAGCGCAACGTGCTGGTGGCCGTGCAGGGCAAGCATCACCCGCTGCTCTACACCGACAGCCTGGCCACCGAGCCGATGGACTGGGTCGCCGGCGAGCCGCCGGCCGCCGAGGGCCGCCTCACCGCCAAGACCCGCTATCGCCAGGAAGACGTGCCCTGCCGCTTCGAGACCACCGAGGACGGCGGCGTGCGGGTGCGCTTCGACGAGCCCCAGCGCGCCGTGACCCCCGGCCAGTCGCTGGTGCTTTACGACGGCGACATCTGCCTCGGCGGCGGCGTGATCAAAGCCATCTGGAACGCCGAGGAGGCCGCGCGATGA
- a CDS encoding NUDIX domain-containing protein, whose protein sequence is MSRWHPLVTVATVVERAGRFLIVEEDRGGPHTVFNQPAGHLEPGERIQDAALRELREETAWQVGLSDYLGIYVYRAPDGTTFHSHGFYGMALARLGTELDPDILATHWVTLEELEALERLGRLRSPLVLRRVRDALAGRFYPMDVIHER, encoded by the coding sequence ATGAGCCGCTGGCATCCCCTCGTCACCGTGGCCACCGTGGTCGAGCGCGCCGGGCGCTTCCTGATCGTCGAGGAAGACCGGGGCGGGCCCCACACGGTCTTCAACCAGCCGGCCGGGCACCTGGAACCGGGCGAGCGCATCCAGGACGCCGCCCTGCGCGAGCTGCGCGAGGAAACCGCCTGGCAGGTGGGTCTCAGCGATTACCTGGGCATCTACGTCTATCGGGCGCCGGACGGCACCACCTTTCACAGCCACGGCTTCTACGGCATGGCGCTGGCCCGGCTGGGCACCGAACTCGACCCGGACATCCTGGCCACCCACTGGGTGACGCTGGAGGAACTGGAGGCGCTGGAACGCCTGGGACGGCTGCGCAGCCCGCTGGTGCTGCGCCGCGTGCGCGACGCCCTGGCCGGGCGCTTCTATCCCATGGACGTGATTCACGAACGGTAG
- a CDS encoding pseudouridine synthase: MSRLYLFHKPYRVLSQFTDQGDAEGTPRATLADYLDVPGIYPAGRLDHDSEGLLLLSDDGELIHRISHPRHKQPKTYRVQVEGRPDDVALEALRRGVELRDGLTRPARVRRLEASELPEREPPLDPKRHPDTHWLELIISEGRNRQVRRMTAHVGHPTLRLVRVAIGPWSLDGLAPGEWRRETLHAPAPPSNRRDTGRRGSGRRNGKSPHGGRTRR, encoded by the coding sequence ATGAGCCGCTTATATCTCTTTCACAAGCCCTACCGGGTGCTGTCCCAGTTCACCGACCAGGGCGACGCCGAGGGCACGCCCCGCGCCACCCTGGCCGACTACCTCGACGTGCCCGGCATCTATCCGGCGGGCCGACTCGACCACGACTCCGAGGGTCTGCTGCTGCTCTCCGACGACGGCGAGCTGATCCACCGCATCAGTCATCCGCGTCACAAGCAGCCCAAGACCTATCGCGTGCAGGTCGAGGGGCGGCCCGACGATGTCGCCCTGGAGGCCCTGCGCCGCGGCGTCGAACTCAGGGACGGCCTGACCCGGCCGGCCCGGGTGCGCCGCCTCGAGGCCAGCGAGCTGCCCGAGCGCGAGCCGCCGCTGGACCCGAAGCGTCATCCCGACACCCACTGGCTGGAGCTGATCATCTCCGAGGGCCGCAATCGCCAGGTGAGACGCATGACCGCCCATGTGGGCCACCCCACCCTGCGCCTGGTCAGGGTGGCGATCGGCCCCTGGTCGCTCGACGGCCTGGCGCCCGGCGAGTGGCGTCGCGAGACCCTGCACGCGCCCGCGCCGCCCTCGAATCGTCGCGACACCGGCCGCCGGGGCAGCGGCCGTCGGAACGGCAAGTCACCCCACGGCGGGAGGACACGCCGATGA
- a CDS encoding NADP-dependent isocitrate dehydrogenase, producing MSKTPKIIYTLTDEAPALATHSLLPIIDAYTDSAGISVETRDISLAGRILSQFPDSLTDEQRLGDHLAELGELAKTPEANIIKLPNISASVPQLKAAIKELQGQGYALPDYPDEPASDEQRDIKARYDRVKGSAVNPVLREGNSDRRAPKSVKNYARKYPHRMGEWQSDSRSHVAHMNEGDFYGSEKSAVIGADGAVKIELVGQDGSVSVLKERTPVLAGEVIDGSMMSRKALSAFVAEQIADAKAQGVLFSLHLKATMMKVSDPIMFGMVVDEFYRDVLEKHAEALEEVGFDATNGIGDLYATIAKLPADKQAEIEADIDALYAERPSLAMVDSYKGITNLHVPSDVIIDASMPAMIRDSGKMWGADDALHDTKAVIPDRCYAGIYQATIEDCKKHGAFDPTTMGSVPNVGLMAQKAEEYGSHDKTFQIPAGGTVRVTDEAGEVLFEHAVEEGDIWRMCQTKDAPIRDWVKLAVSRARESGAPAVFWLDAERAHDAQLIKKVEAYLQDHDTDGLDIRIMAPVEAMQFSLERIRRGEDTISVTGNVLRDYLTDLFPIMELGTSAKMLSIVPLMNGGGLFETGAGGSAPKHVQQLLEENHLRWDSLGEFLALAASLEHLGKTFDNARARVLAKALDEANGKFLDSNKSPSRKVGELDNRGSHFYLAMYWAEALAAQDEDAELKALFGKLAAELTAKEAVIVEELNAVQGQAVDIGGYYHANGELADAVMRPSRTLNAALELVAER from the coding sequence ATGTCCAAAACGCCGAAGATTATCTATACGCTGACCGACGAAGCGCCGGCTCTGGCGACCCATTCCCTGTTGCCGATCATCGACGCCTACACCGATTCCGCCGGCATCTCCGTCGAGACCCGTGATATCTCCCTGGCCGGGCGTATCCTCTCGCAGTTCCCCGATTCCCTGACCGACGAGCAGCGGCTGGGCGACCACCTGGCCGAGCTGGGCGAGCTGGCCAAGACGCCGGAAGCCAACATCATCAAGCTGCCCAATATCAGCGCCTCGGTGCCGCAGCTCAAGGCGGCCATCAAGGAACTGCAGGGCCAGGGCTATGCGCTGCCCGACTACCCGGACGAGCCCGCCAGCGACGAGCAGCGCGACATCAAGGCGCGCTACGACCGGGTCAAGGGCAGCGCCGTCAACCCGGTGCTGCGTGAAGGCAACAGTGACCGTCGTGCCCCCAAGTCGGTGAAGAACTACGCCCGCAAGTACCCGCACCGCATGGGCGAGTGGCAGTCCGATTCCCGCTCCCACGTCGCCCACATGAACGAGGGTGACTTCTACGGCAGCGAGAAGTCCGCCGTGATCGGCGCCGACGGCGCGGTCAAGATCGAGCTGGTCGGCCAGGACGGCAGCGTCAGCGTGCTCAAGGAGCGCACCCCGGTGCTGGCCGGTGAGGTGATCGACGGCTCCATGATGAGTCGCAAGGCGCTGTCCGCCTTCGTCGCCGAGCAGATCGCCGACGCCAAGGCCCAGGGCGTGCTGTTCTCCCTGCACCTCAAGGCGACCATGATGAAGGTCTCCGACCCGATCATGTTCGGCATGGTGGTCGACGAGTTCTACCGCGACGTGCTCGAGAAGCACGCCGAGGCGCTGGAAGAGGTCGGCTTCGACGCCACCAACGGCATCGGCGACCTGTACGCCACCATCGCCAAGCTGCCGGCCGACAAGCAGGCCGAGATCGAGGCCGACATCGACGCGCTGTACGCCGAGCGTCCGAGCCTGGCCATGGTCGATTCCTACAAGGGCATCACCAACCTGCACGTGCCGAGCGACGTGATCATCGACGCCTCCATGCCGGCCATGATCCGCGACTCCGGCAAGATGTGGGGCGCCGACGACGCCCTGCACGACACCAAGGCGGTGATCCCGGATCGCTGCTATGCCGGCATCTATCAGGCCACCATCGAGGACTGCAAGAAGCACGGCGCCTTCGATCCGACCACCATGGGCAGCGTGCCCAACGTCGGCCTGATGGCTCAGAAGGCCGAGGAGTATGGCTCCCACGACAAGACCTTCCAGATCCCCGCCGGCGGCACCGTGCGCGTGACCGACGAGGCCGGCGAGGTGCTGTTCGAGCACGCGGTGGAAGAGGGCGACATCTGGCGCATGTGCCAGACCAAGGACGCCCCGATCCGCGACTGGGTCAAGCTGGCCGTGTCCCGCGCCCGCGAGAGCGGTGCCCCGGCGGTGTTCTGGCTCGACGCCGAGCGCGCCCACGACGCCCAGCTGATCAAGAAGGTCGAGGCCTACCTGCAGGATCACGACACCGACGGTCTGGACATCCGCATCATGGCCCCGGTCGAGGCGATGCAGTTCTCCCTCGAGCGCATCCGCCGCGGCGAGGACACCATCTCCGTGACCGGCAACGTGCTGCGTGACTACCTGACCGACCTGTTCCCGATCATGGAGCTCGGCACCAGCGCCAAGATGCTGTCCATCGTGCCGCTGATGAACGGCGGCGGCCTGTTCGAGACCGGCGCCGGCGGCTCCGCGCCCAAGCACGTCCAGCAGCTGCTCGAGGAGAATCACCTGCGCTGGGATTCCCTGGGCGAGTTCCTGGCCCTGGCCGCGTCCCTCGAGCACCTGGGCAAGACCTTCGACAACGCTCGCGCCCGCGTGCTGGCCAAGGCACTGGACGAGGCCAACGGCAAGTTCCTCGACAGCAACAAGTCGCCGTCGCGCAAGGTCGGTGAGCTCGACAACCGCGGCAGCCACTTCTACCTGGCCATGTACTGGGCCGAGGCGCTGGCCGCCCAGGACGAGGACGCCGAGCTCAAGGCGCTGTTCGGCAAGCTCGCCGCCGAGCTGACCGCCAAGGAGGCGGTGATCGTCGAAGAGCTCAACGCCGTTCAGGGGCAGGCGGTCGACATCGGTGGCTACTATCACGCCAACGGCGAGCTGGCCGATGCCGTGATGCGCCCCAGCCGCACCCTAAACGCGGCCCTGGAGCTGGTGGCCGAGCGCTAA
- the clpS gene encoding ATP-dependent Clp protease adapter ClpS has protein sequence MAPHRASLHAGMTRPPGPEEEGDGDLAVQSSEPELAQPPMYKVVLHNDDFTPMEFVVDVLQTFFNMDNEKAVQVMLAVHTQGKATCGIFTRDIAETKSHQVNEYARECQHPLLCDIEATD, from the coding sequence ATGGCGCCGCACCGCGCGTCGCTTCATGCCGGCATGACGCGGCCTCCCGGGCCCGAGGAAGAGGGCGACGGCGACCTGGCGGTGCAGTCGTCGGAACCGGAGCTTGCGCAACCGCCGATGTACAAGGTGGTCTTGCACAACGACGACTTCACCCCCATGGAGTTCGTGGTGGACGTGTTGCAGACGTTCTTCAACATGGACAACGAGAAGGCGGTGCAGGTCATGCTGGCCGTGCACACCCAGGGCAAGGCGACCTGCGGGATCTTCACTCGCGATATCGCCGAGACCAAGAGTCATCAGGTCAACGAGTACGCCCGGGAGTGCCAGCACCCACTGCTGTGCGACATCGAAGCAACGGATTGA